A section of the Phaseolus vulgaris cultivar G19833 chromosome 8, P. vulgaris v2.0, whole genome shotgun sequence genome encodes:
- the LOC137825584 gene encoding pectinesterase QRT1-like, whose amino-acid sequence MMMMKLVSSRVLFLFVSVFVMWVRVNLAEGENGHGGIRNYISWEDLQVDEQRLTLKRHDDVRVIVVNKYGGGHSKTVQGAVDMVPENNKHRVKIYIYPGIYREKVRVAVNKPYVSFVGKRNQTASPVITWNSKSSDRGTNGQALGTFDTATVGVDSDYFCATGITFENSVIATAGVKGMQGVALRVNSERAMFYQVRIKGAQDSLLDNTGNHYFLECDILGKVDFIFGSAKSLYKNCLLQSITDDFGAIAAHHRNSATEDTGFSFVGCNIRGSGRVYLGRAWGNYSRIIYSKCNMDDIIIPEGWSDWNQSDRKKTAVFGEYLCDGKGADRSNRAPWSKSFSYDEVAPFLHKSFIDGDEWLRL is encoded by the exons atgatgatgatgaagttgGTGTCTTCCagagttctgtttttgtttgtgTCGGTTTTCGTGATGTGGGTTCGTGTGAATTTAGCAGAAGGTGAAAATGGGCATGGTGGTATTAGGAACTACATTAGTTGGGAAGATTTGCAGGTGGATGAGCAAAGGTTGACCTTGAAGCGCCATGACGATGTTCGAGTTATTGTTGTGAACAAATATGGTGGGGGACACTCCAAAACTGTTCAAGGTGCTGTGGATATGGTTCCTGAAAATAACAAACATAGGGTGAAAATTTACATTTATCCAGGAATTTACAG AGAGAAAGTGCGTGTGGCTGTGAACAAGCCTTATGTATCATTCGTAGGGAAAAGAAATCAAACAGCAAGTCCTGTTATTACTTGGAACAGTAAGTCATCTGATAGAGGCACAAATGGTCAGGCACTGGGCACCTTTGATACAGCAACAGTTGGAGTGGACTCTGATTATTTCTGTGCAACTGGGATCACTTTTGAG AACTCAGTGATTGCAACGGCTGGTGTAAAAGGGATGCAAGGAGTGGCACTGAGGGTGAACAGTGAAAGAGCCATGTTCTATCAAGTGAGGATTAAGGGAGCACAGGACAGTCTCTTGGACAACACAGGAAATCATTACTTCTTAGAGTGTGACATCCTAGGAAAAGTTGATTTTATCTTTGGCAGTGCAAAATCACTCTACAAG AATTGCCTTCTGCAGTCAATAACGGACGACTTTGGAGCAATAGCAGCACATCATAGGAATTCAGCAACTGAAGACACAGGTTTTTCTTTTGTAGGGTGCAATATCAGAGGAAGTGGCAGAGTATACCTTGGCAGAGCATGGGGGAACTACTCTAGAATTATATACTCCAAATGCAATATGGATGACATTATCATTCCTGAAGGGTGGTCAGATTGGAATCAATCAGATAGAAAGAA GACTGCAGTGTTTGGTGAGTATCTATGCGATGGAAAAGGAGCAGATAGAAGCAACAGGGCACCTTGGTCAAAGTCATTCAGCTATGATGAAGTAGCACCTTTCCTTCATAAGAGTTTCATAGATGGAGACGAGTGGCTCAGACTATAA